CCGCCAGTTCCGTCGTCGCGGTCGGATACACGTCGGACACGATCAGGAACTTGTCCTCCAACCCCCGCTTCGCCTTGAAGAGCTTGTGCAGATTGGGCAGCGAATGCCCCGGGTTGGTCACCTGCACCCAGAGGGTCGAGATGTCTCCCCCGCGGTCCGTCGCCGTGCAGAACTTCTCCCACATCAGCACGGTGTGATACCCCACCTTCCCGCTCAACCGGCCCTCGGGCAGGTTCCACAACCGCTCCGCATCCGCCCGGTGCTCCGCATTCGCCACCAGCCGCCCGCCCGGCAGGAAATGGCACATCGTCCCCACCTCCCGCGCCGTCCCGCACGCGCTCGGCTGCCCCGTCAACGACGTCGGCGCATCCCCCGGCCGGCCGAAATGCCCGCTCAACAAATGAATCCCATGACACAGCCGGTTGATGTTCGTCCCCCGGGTGTGCTGGTTGAACCCCATGCACCACACACTCGTGATCCGCAGATCCCGCCGCCCGAACAACTCCGCCAGCATCCGGATCTTCGCCGCCGGCACCCCGGAAATCCGCTCGACCTCCTCCGGCGTGTACGGCTCCAGGGCCGCCCGGTACTCGTCGAACGTCATCCCCCGCCCCAGCAGCGAAGGCTCCTCCGTGTCCTGCCGGAACGCGCAGTGCCGCTCCACGAATTCCCGGTCGAAGGTCCCGTCCTTCAACAGCAGGTGCGCAATCCCGTTGGCGATCGCCAGATCCGTCTGCGGCCGGAACTCCAGGTACTCGTCCGCAAATTCCGTGCTCCGCGTCCGCCGCGTCGCCAGATCAATCACCTTCACCTTCTCGCCCCGTGTCCGACGGTCGATCACCCGCGAGAACAACACCGGATGCATCTCCGACATGTTGTTCCCCCACAGGATCAGCACGTCGCAACGGTCCAGGTCGTCATAGCACCCCGCCGGCTCGTCCACCCCGTACACGCTCAGATACCCCGTGACCGCACTGGCCATGCACAACCGCGCGTTCGGCTCGATCTGGTTGCTCGACAACCCCGCCTTCATCAGCTTGTTCGCCGCGTACCCCTCCGGAATGGTCCACTGCCCGGACCCGTAAATCGCAAACCGGTCCGGCGCCTCCAGGATCCGCCGCGCCACCACGTCGATCGCCTCGTCCCACCCGATCGGCTCCAGCCGCCCGTTCCGGCGCAGCAACGGCGTCGTCAACCGGTCCTTCCCGTACATCGCCAGCCCGACGTGATACCCCTTCACGCACAACAACCCCTTGTTCACGTCCGCCAGCGGCTCCCCCTGGATCGCCGCCACCCGCCCGTCCTTCACCCCCACCCGCACATGACACCCCGTTCCGCAAAACCGGCACGGCGCCTTGTCCCACCGGATCCCATCCCGGCCAGTTCCAACCGCCGCCTCCGCCGCCTGCGCCGCCCCGCCCACCCGTTCCGATATCGCCGCCGCCGCCGCCGCCAGGGCGCTGGCCCGCAGAAATTCACGTCGCTCTAGTTGCATCGTTCGTTCTCCCGGTTGTGGCGCGGTCGTTCCCGCACCGGACTGCCATCCGCCCCGATCGCCCCCCCGTCGGCCCTCCCCGACGCAGCACCCTCCCCATCCGCCTCGAAATGCACGGACACCACCTCCACCCGCACCACCCCGGGCAACCGCTCCATGCGCTCGTGCAGGTCCCGGCCATGCCCCGGATCCCGCGACTCCACCGCCACCGCCACCCAGTCGCCCTGCCGCTCCCCAATGGTCACCTCGGGCCAGCCCCGCAAGGCTTCCAGTTCCGCCGCCCCGACCTCCCCCGGCGCCACTCTCACCATCAATCCGCTGATCGGCATGGTCCTCCGTCGTTGCTCGTTCCCACCCGGCACGTCCGCACTATCCCGCCTCCCCAACCGCCCCTGCCTTGAGCCAGGTCAAGGTCTCCCAATCCCACACCCTCCATGCTCTCATCGAGTTGGGGCGAATCGGGAATCACAAGAACACATTTCCGCGATGGAGCGCATCAGACAAGCTTTACGTGCCCCGTCCGGCCCGCTAAGAAACCTCCGTCCCAGCAACCGGCATCGCCGCGACCATCGCCGCGACCACCGTCGCCCGGCCCAAGGAATCCGCTGTGAAACCGTCCAGTCGCCAAGTCCTCACCTTCGCCGCCGTGGCCGGCCTGGCCCTCGCCGGTCTGCTCCTCGCCGCCCCCGCCATCCGCCCGCCCCAGGATCCCGGGATGTCCGTGGAACCCACCCCCGATGTCTCCCCGCCCTCCCGGTTCGCCACCTCCATCCGGCCCACGCCCGGTCCCCAGGGCATCCCAACCGGCCTCACCGATCCCCACGGCCAACCGGTGACCGTCGCCTGCGCTTCCTGCCACGCCACCACCACCCCCAATCGTGACCTCCGCTCCGCCGATCAGCTCGTCCAGTTCCACCAGGGTCTCCACTACGCCCACGGCTCGCTCTCCTGCCTGAGCTGCCACAACGCCGACAACTACGACACCCTCCGCCTCGCCGACGGCTCCACCCTCGCCTTCACCGACAGCATGACCCTCTGCGGCCAGTGCCACGGCCCGCAGTTGCGCGATTATCAGCGCGGCCTCCACGGCGGCATGAACGGCTACTGGGACCTCTCCCGCGGACCCCGCACCCGCAACAGTTGCATCCATTGCCACGATCCCCATGCCCCGGCCTTTCCCCTCGTTCAGCCCGTCTTTCCACCCCGCGACCGCACGCCGGTCCCCAGACCCAACCCCAACGCCAACCCCAACGCCTCCCATTGATCCCTCGCCCCACGCCCTGATCCACGTCCCGAACGCCTCATGAGCCCCACCGAAACCTCCACCAACAGCCAGGGCTGGACCCGCCGCGACGTGCTCAAAGGGGTCGGCGTCACCCTCGGCGTCGCCGCCTTCGCCAAGGCCGTCGCGCCCCTCACCGAATGGGCCCGCGACATCCCCGTCGAGGACTTCCTCCAGAAACACTACAAGGAACTCAGCGCCGTCGATCTTCACGTGATCCTCCGCCGCCTCGAAAACGAAACCCGCGACCAGTACGGCGCCGAGGTCACCATCGCAGACCCCAAACCCCTCCCCGGCGTCAAGTTCGGCTACGCCCTCAACCTCAGCATCTGCAACGGCTGCCGCAAATGCGCCGAAGCCTGCCACCTCGAAAACAACCACGACCGCCCCTCCCAGCAGTCCTACATCCGCGTCTTCGAAATGCAGAAGGGCTCGCTCGACATGGAAAAGGGCACCGTCCATTACGACCACACCGTCCCCCAGCCCGACAAGTTCTACATGCCCGTCCAGTGCCAGCAGTGCGAACACCCGCCCTGCGTGGACGTCTGCCCCGTCGAGGCCACCTGGAAGGAACCCGACGGCATCGTGGTCGTGGACTACAACTGGTGCATCGGCTGCCGCTACTGCCAGGCCGCCTGTCCCTATCACGCCCGCCGCTTCAACTGGACCAAACCCCAGATCCCCGCCGGCGAGATCAATCCCAACCAGGCCTACCTCGCCAATCGCATCCGGCCCCAGGGCACCATGGAGAAATGCCACTTCTGCCTCCATCGTACCCGCGTCGGACGTCTCCCCGCCTGCCTCGAAGCCTGCCCCACCGGCGCCCGCGTCTTCGGCAACCTCCTCGATCCCGATTCCGAAATCCGCCAGGTCCTCGCCCACAAACGCGTCTTCATCCTCAAGGAGGAACTCGGCCTCAAACCCCAATTCTTCTACTTCTTCGATGTCTGACCCGTCCCTGCCCACCCTCGCCCACACCGCCCCCGAGCCGTCCCCGTCCGCCGGTCACTGGCGCAATTACTCCCGCTTCCTCGGACGCGTGGTCTGGGAGGCCTTCGACGGCAACTGGACCTTCTACGTCTGGATGACGGTCCTCACCGCCATCGCCCTCGTCGGCGCCAACGCCTGGGCCGTCCAGGTCCGCGACGGCATGATCCTCACCCACATGAACGACCACGTGTCGTGGGGCCTCTACATCGCCAACTTCACCTTCCTCGTCGGGCTCGCCGCGGGCGGCGTCATGATGGTCATCCCCGCCTATCTCTACCACGACGACGAAATGCACCACGTGGTCATCATCGGCGAACTCCTCGCCATCGCCGCCATCGTCATGTGCCTCATGTTCGTCGTCGCCGACCTCGGCCGGCCCGACCGCTTCTGGCATCTCATCCCCGGACTCGGCCGCTTCAATTTCCCCATGTCGATGCTCACCTGGGATGTCATCGTCCTCAACGGCTACCTCCTCCTCAATCTCCACATCTGCGGCTATCTCCTCTACATGCGCTTCCTCGGACGCGCCCCCAACCCGAAGTGGTACGTCCCCTTCGTCTTCCTCTCCATCGTCTGGGCCATCTCCATCCACACCGTCACCGCCTTCCTCTACTGCGGCCTCGGCGGACGCCCCTTCTGGAACACCGCCCTCCTCGCGCCCCGCTTCCTCGCCTCGGCCTTCGTGTCCGGCCCCGCCTTCATCATCGTCGCCATCCTCGTCCTCCGCCGCGTCCTCGGCGGCGCCTTCGGCGCCTCCCCCATCCGCACCCTGGTCAACATCATGCGGATCACCATCCTCGTGAACCTCCTCATGGTCGTCTCCGAGGTCTTCACCGAGTTCTACACCGGCGGCTCCCACACCTCCTCCGCCCAGTACCTCTACTTCGGCCTGCACGGTCACAACGAACTCGTCCCCTGGGTCTGGAGTTCCATCCTCATGACCGTCCTCGCCGCCCTCCTCCTCCTCTGTCCCAAGGTGTACGACCACTCCGCCATGCTCATCGCCGCCTGCGCCCTCGCCTTCGCCGGCATCTGGATCGAAAAGGGCATGGGTCTCATCATCCCCGGCTTCATCCCCTCCTCCCTCCACGAAATGGTCGAGTACCGGCCCAGCCTCCTCGAATGGAAGATCACCGCCGGCATCTGGGCCGCCGGCCTCCTCATCTACACCATCGCCCTCAAAGTCGCCCTCAACGTCTTCGCCGGCGAACGCGCCCGCTCCCCCAATCCCGCCCCCGCCCCATCTCCAGGCACCCCCGCCTGAACCGGTGCATCCCCAAGTTGTCGGTACCGAGCCAGCGAACCGGAGGGACGAGCTCCGCGAGTCCTCAACCCAACGCTCCACACCGTTGCGGCCTCGTGGAACCCGGCCCTCCGAAGCGCCGCTTGGCGGAGTTCGCACCTCTACCGACTACTCCGGGATGCACGGCGCCTGAACGCCCCCATTCCCCATTCCCTACTCCCTACTCACCTTCCCCGTCCCTCCCCTCCGCCCACGCCTCCAACTCAGGCCCGATGAGCGATGCCCACAGGGCATAGCCCGCATCGTTGACGTGCAAATCGTCGTCCAGAAATAACTCCCCGCGCGGCCGTCCCTCGTCGTCCAGCATCGGCGTGAACACATCGACGTACCCGAGGTGAGGCCGCTCCGCGCAATCCTCCCGGATCCGCTCGTTCAACACCCGTTGCGCCTCCAGCCACCGGATCCGGCTCGGACTCGGCTTCACCGCGACAAAACGGATCGCCGTTCCCGGCATCGCCGCCTCGACCCGTTCCACGAACTGCCGCCAGCCCTCAAACACCGCGTCCACCGTCTTCCCCGCCGCCAGATCGTTGTCCCCCTCATACACGAAAATCAGCGCCGGCCGGTATCGCGTCACCACCCGGTCGAAGAAATGCAGCACATCGCTCATCTGCGATCCCCCAAACCCGCGGTTGATTACCGGAAACCCCGGAAACGCCGTCTCCAGACCCCGCCACATCCGGAACGACGACGATCCCACAAACAGCACCGGCCGCTCCGGCGGTGCCTCCCGAAGGTCTCTCGCCTCGAACGCGCGGATGTCTCCCTCGAACCGGTTCGTCCCCTGAGCACCCGCGCTTCCCCCAGCCAACGCCATCCCCACCGCCACGAACCCCACTGCCACCACCCTTCGAGCGAACAAAAACGGTATCGTCGGCCTCATGCGGTCCGCACCCTATCGCCCCTCCCTCCCCCTGCCAATCGCCGCATCCCCGCCGCATCCCCGGTCGGCCCACCCTCCCCTCTTTTTCCGCGCCATTCTCCGCCCGCCACGTTACCAAATCCCCATGCGCGTCGCCCTCGTCCTCACCATCATCGGCCGCGACCGGCCCGGACTGGTGGAATCCCTCGCCTCCATGGTCACCCGGCACGACGGCAATTGGCTCGAATCCCGCATGAACCGGCTCGGCGGCGAGTTCGCCGGACTCCTCCGCTGCGACCTGCCCCCCGACCGCGAGGACGCCTTCCGCCAGGCCCTCGCCCAACTCGACGCCCTCACCGCCGTCGTCCGCCGCGACCAACCGGCCCCCGCCCCAACCGCCCCCCTCGCCACCCTCGACCTCGTGGGACACGACCGCCCCGGCATTGTGCGTCAACTGGCCGCCATCCTCGCCGCACAGGGCGTCAACGTCGAGGAACTCGCCACCGAATGCGTCTCCGCTCCCATGTCCGGCGAACCCCTCTTCAAGGCCCGCGCCCGCCTCGCACTCCCGCCCGGCCTCAACCTCGCCTCGCTCCGCACCGATCTCGAACGGGTCGCCGCCGATCTCCTCGTGGAAATCGCCATCAGCCCCGTTACCCCTCCCGCTTGAACACACCCCCATCGCCCGCTTCCCCACTCCGACTCCCCCGCGTCCGACAGTCATGAGCCGGCACCGCCAACCGCCCCGTTCCCCGCACCCCGGGAAACCCTCCCCCGGATCACCTCCGCCCACGGGATCTCGTCGGACCCGCCCCCTCTCCAACATCCGCAAAGCCCTCCTGGGCGGCGCCGTCACCCTGACCGCCTTTCTACTCCTCGAACTCCTTCTCTGGGCCTGCCGCGTCCAGCCCGCCTGGCGCACGGAAGACCCCTACGCCGGTTTCTCCCGCCACATTCCCCACTTCATCCGCGAACCCGGCCCGGACGGAGCGGCGCGCATCTCCGTCGCCCCCGCCAAGTCCGCCGTCCTCAACCCGCAAACCTTCGCCGCCCGCAAACCCACGGGCACCTACCGCATCATCTGCCTCGGAGGTTCAACCACCTACGGCCGCCCCTTCTACGACGCCACCTCGTTCCCCGGTTGGCTGCGGGCGTTCCTTCCCGCCGCCGACCCCTCCCGTTCCTGGGAGGTCATCAACGCCGGCGCCATCAGCTACGCCAGTTACCGCGTCCTGGGCGTCATGGAGGAACTCGCCCGCCACGAACCCGACCTCTTCATCCTTTACACCGGCCAGAATGAGTTTCTCGAACGGCGAACCTACGACGGCCTGGCCGCCGCCACCTCGCCCCTCGCCGACGCCGCGTCCCTCGTCAATCGCACCCGCCTCGCCACCGTCATGCGTCAGGCCCTCGACGCCGCAGGCGTCGCCCGCAAATCCTCCGGCCACCGCGCCCCTGTCCTCGGTGAAAACACCCGCGCCATCCCCATCGATGCCGTCGGCCCCGCGGCCTACCATCGCGACGACGCCCTCGCCGCGGATGTCCTCGAACATTATCGGGCCTCCCTCCGCCGCATGGTCGCCCTCGCCCGCTCCGTCGGCGCAGAAATCCTCTTCGTCGTGCCCGCCTCCAATCTCGCCGACTTCGCCCCCTTCAAGAGCGAACACCGCCCCGGCCTTTCCGCCACCGAACTGACCGAATGGTACGCCCTCGAACGCGCCGGCCGTGCCGCCGCCGCCGCGGGTCGTTTCGACGACGCCGTCCGCGCCTTCGAATCCGCCATCCGCCTCGACGACCGCCACGCCGGCCTCTGGTTCCATCTCGGCAACGCCCTTCGCGCCCTCGGCCGCCATGGCGATGCCCGCACCGCCTTCCGTCGGGCCATCGACGAGGATATCTGCCCTCTCCGCATGCCCTCCCCCTTCACCCTAGCCGTCCGCGAAATCATCGCCGAAACCGGTGCCTGCGGCGTGGACTTCGAAGACTGGGTGGCCCGCGAAAGTCCCGATGGCCTCGCCGACCGCCGCTTCTTCCACGACCACGTTCACCCCACCCTCGAAGGCAATCGCGGTCTCGCCCTCGCCCTCCTCGACTGCCTCGCCCAACGCGGCATCGTCCGCCCGTCCCCCGACTGGAACGACGCCACCCTCGCCCGCGTCACCGCCAGCGTCGAGGCCTCCATCGACCGTCCCCTCCATGCCCTCCAACTCCGCATGCTGGCCGCCATGCTCGGCTGGCTCGGCCAACCCGACCAGGCCAGACACCAGGCCGAACTCGCCCTCGCCCTTGCCGGGCCGTCACCCGACGTTCTCCTGGACCAGGCCCAACGTTTCCAATCCGTTCGCGCCCACACCCTCGCCACCGAGTTCCTGGAACGTGCCGCGGCCGCCCATCCCGAAGCCGCCCCGGTCCGCTTCCAACTGGCCCTCGCCCTTCTCGCATCGGGACGGGACGCCGATGCCCTGAACGACCTCCAGGACGTGGTCCGGCTCGATCCCAACCATGCCGAAGCCCACACCCGCCTCGGTGCCATCCTCGCCGCCCAGGAACGCTACGGCGACGCCGAGCGGCACTTCGCCGAAGTCGTCCGCCTCGCGCCCCACTCGGACGTCGCTCTCAACAACCTCGGCCTTGCCATGGCCCGGCAGGGCCGCTTCGAGGATGCCATCGTCGCCTATCGGCAGGCCCTCGCCGCCAATCCCCGCTCCGTCGCCGCCCATGTCCACTACGGACTCGCCCTGGAAGGTCTCGGCCAGACCCGCGACGCCATCGAACACTTTCGCACCGCCCTCCGCCTCGACCCGTCCCATTCCGAAGCCGCCACCCGCCTCAAGACCCTCCTCGCCGTCCCCGCCCCCTGACCCCGGTCCTTCCCCGAGTGGCGGATGAGAAGGCAGCAAGCCGGAGGGACGAACTCCGCGAGTCCACAACCCAACGAACCGCTCCCCTGCGCCCCACCCTCCGTCTTCCGCCTTCATCCCTCCCCCGACTCGCGCTACCCTCCCTTCCATGCGTCGATTCGTTGTGGGAACGCGCCGATGGTGGACCCTCCTTCTTGCCCTGGGCTGGACCATGGGCTGCACCGTGCCTCCCAAGGCACCGCTGCCCGCCACCCACTTCACCGGGCTCACTCGCGTGGCCTGTGTCGGGGACAGCATCACCGCCGGCTCCGGCCTGGCCAACCCCGGGGAATCCGCCTATCCCGCCGTTCTTGCCGACCTCCTCGGTCCCACCTACCGCGTCCGGAACTTCGGCGTCAGCGGCGCCACTCTCCTCCGTGACGGCGACCTGTCCTACACCGGCACCGCCACGTTCCAGGAAGCCCTCGACTTCCGCCCGCATGTCGTCGTCATCGCCCTCGGAACCAACGACTCCAAGCCTCAGAACTGGCTCCATGCCGACAGCTTCGAACGCGATCTCTACCGTCTGGTGCGCGCTTTCCAGTCCCTCCCCTCCCGCCCCGTGGTGTACCTGGCCACCCCGCCGCCCGTCTTCCGCGACCGCTGGGGTATCACCGCAGCGACCGTCCGCGACCGGATCGTCCCCACCCTCCGCCGCATCGCCGCCCGCGAAGGATGGTCGGTCATCGATTGGCACCTCCTCCTGAACGACGACCCCGCTGTCTTCCCCGACGGCATTCATCCCGATGCCCTCGGGGCCGCCCGGATGGCCGGCCATGTCGAAACCGTCTTCCGCGGTCGCTGAACCCCCGCCCTTCGCGGGCCCAGGCGGCGCTGTGGCGCCCGGTCTGACCGAGAACGAGACGTTTTGCCCCTGGAGCGGAGCACGATGTCGGCAGGCCACCGTCGCTGGCCGCTGCACTGGACCGCTACGCTGGACCGCTGCGCTGGGAAACGAGGCGCGAAACGAGAGCACCCCTGACCAGCCCTCTCGATGCCCCGCGCCGGTCCCGGGGTGGACCTGGGCGACGACCTGGGAAATGGGGCCGCGACCTGAACACGCGGCTGGGCCATTCTATCGGGCCACTCCCGACCACTTTCCTTCGCCCGACGCAAGGGGCCCGCCAAAAGTGGCCCAAAAGTGGTCCAGCAGACTTTTCGGGAAGCCCTTGAATCTTCGTAAGTCCTTGGTGCCGTTGGAGCCAGTTGTCGGATTTGAACCGACGCCCGTCCGATTACAAATCGGGTGCAAGGCGTTTTTCCACGTCGTCCCATGTCGTGTGAAATCGCACAAATCCCTTGCAAAACAGGGGTTCAAGCGCGACAACACGCGACATGACGCAACCGCAACGGACGCCAAAAGTGGCTAAGCAAGTGGCTAAGCAAAACGAAGGCGGCAAGGTTTCGACTGGAATCCGGCGCTTCGAGTCCAAGGTCTTCAAGCCGGCGTGGACGAAGGGCGGCAGACGCTTCGAGCTTGAGCATTACGCCATCCGTCTCCGACACGACGGGAAGCGCGCCACGGTCAACCTGCAAACCGCCGACGCCCGGGAGGCGGCACGTCGGGCGGCGCGGTTCGCCACCATCTTGGCGGCAAGCGGATGGGAAGCGGCGCACGCCGACCTTTCACCCGAACAAGCCCGCGTCGTGGCGAAGCGCGACACGCCAACCGTCGGAGACTTGATTCGCGAAGCCGACCGCGTTGCCGTCCATGTCAAGGCGCCAACCCTTCGAGGTTACGGGAACTGCCTTCGACAACTGGCTACCCTCGTCGCCGGCATCGAGGGCGATGCCAGTCGGTTCAACTACCGCACCGGGGGAACCGAACGGTGGCGCGAGACGGTTGACGCCATCCGCATCGGCACCCTGACGCCTCGCGCCGTCGAGGGCGCCACGGCCGCCTACGTGAAGTCTCGCGGGACGACGGACTCGGCGAAGCGGACGATGGCGGCCGTTCTTCGCGGTGCCCGGGCGTTCTGGAGCCGACGCCTTCGCCGGTTGCTGCCCTTCGAGAACCTGCCCGACCCGTTCGAGGGCGTCGTTATCGAGTCGCCGCGCCCTCCCAGGTACGTCTCGACGGTGAACGCAACCGCCCTCGTCGAGGCGGCACGTTCCGAACTTCGCGACGGTGGCGACCCCGAGGCGTGGAAGGCGTTGCTCCTGGAGTTGGGCGCCGGGTTGCGGCGCGGAGAGGTTGACCAGTTGCTCTGGGCGAACGTGGACGCATCGCGCCGGGCAATCCGCGTCATCGCCGGCAAGTCGTGGGAGAGCGTCGCCGAGGTTCCCCTGGCGGACGGCATCGCATCGGAATTGGAACGGCTTCGCCCCGACGCGAAGGGGCTTTACGTGCTGGAGGGCGGACCAAGGCCCGGCCCGGACGAGAAGCGACGCCGCTACGGTGCACACCGAACATGGCGACGGCTGACCGATTGGCTTCGCCGCAACGGGGTCAACAGCCGAACGCCAAACCATTCGATGCGAAAGGAGTGCGGCGCGATCATCAACGCCACGGCCGGGCTTCACGCCGCATCGCGGTTCTTGCGCCACGCCGACGTTGCCGTGACCGCCAGCCATTACAGCGACGCCCGCAACCGCGTCGTGGTGCCGTTGTTCGACGACTCGACGCCCGGGAAGACTGGCGGGAACGCGTCTTGACCCTGATCCCGGCGCCTCGCCCGTGGTGGCGTCGTGGTCATGGCCAGTTGCAAGCCCGCAAAAGACACGCCCCACCCGCTTCCAAGATGCTACGTCCGGCACGCTGAGCCTTCCCGAACACTGTCCGGGAGGCAGTCTTCCGCACTCGGGTTCCGTGCTCGCCGGGCGAGTCGAAGCCACGAAAGAGCATGAATTGACGCCGGTTTTCCCAAAATTCCGGTAAGTGTGCATCGCGTGCACCGCATTGATTCCCTTTCCGCCTCGGAATCAACACGTTAACAGGGGTACAAAGTCAGGTTGCCTAGACGACGCGCTACAGTGGTAGTCTCGGCGGTGCATGAATGAATCTGACATTCCTACGCCAATCGAGACACTTCGCCGGTACACACTCGAAAAGATCGCGGAGCTTGCCTCTTGCTCCGTCGAGACCGTCCGTCGTCGCGTCCGTCGGGGGCAGCTTCCAGCGGTCAGGCACGGTAAGGGTTGGACTGTCGGCCACGCCGACGCGGTGAAGTTTCTGACGACCGGAGGTTCCCGATGAGGCCCAGCCTTCGATGGTCGAGGGCCAGCGGGTCAACCAAGGCGAAGGTCGCCAGCCTGATCCGGCGCGGTTGGTTCCCGGGGTGCAGGATTTGCGACCTTGGCAGGCGGAAGCGAGGCGGTCGGTGAGAACCGCCGAGTTCCTGGACCGCTTGGGGGGCGTCCGGAAGTCCGGGCCGTCGAGCTGGATGGCGCGTTGCCCGAGTCACAAGGACCGGAATCCGTCACTCGCCATCACGGAGACAGCGGACGGCAAAACGCTCCTACGATGCCACGCGGGCTGCACCGCCGAGGCCGTCGCGGGCGCCGTCGGGCTTCGCATGAGTGACTTGATGGGCCCGAGTGAGTCGCGCAACGGCGGCCACCAACCCAAGGCGCCGCGCCGCATCGTCGCGACCTATCCCTACCACGACGAGACCGGCGCACTTCTCTTCGAGGTCGTCCGGTTCGACCCGAAAGACTTCCGGCAACGGCGTCCCGACCCCTCGGCGACGGACGGTTGGGCGTGGTCGCTGAGTGGCGTCCGTCGCGTTCTCTTCCGGCTTCCCGAGATCCGAAGGGCAATCGAGTCCGGGACTCCGGTTGTGGTCTGCGAGGGCGAGAAAGACGCCTTGCGCCTCGTTGAAATGGGCTTTCAGGCGACCACGGCACCGGCCGGCGCTGGCAAGTGGACGGATGCCTACTCGGACTCACTTGCTGGCGCGGATGTCTATGTCGTTCCGGACCGCGACGAGCCGGGTCGAAAGCACGCGGAGCAAGTCGCCAAGTCACTCGATGGCAAGGCCAATTCCGTTCGCGTCGTCGAGCTTCCGGCTGAGTGGAGCGGCGGGCCAGTCAAAGACGTTTCCGACCTGTTTGACGGCGGGGCAACGGCTGGTGATTTCTTGGCTTTGTGTGAGTCGGCGAGTGAGTGGGCGAAGCTGCGTGAGGGAAGGAAGAAAAGTCATGGCGGCAACAGGCGGAGTGAGGATGCCAGTTCAAAGGGCAATAGTTGCCCCATGGTAACTATTCAGGTCGGTGGTGCGCAGGGGAGGACTTTGCCGGGGTGAAGGGCTTCGGCGGACCGCGATGAGGGGAGCGATCGGCGAGGGTGGTGCGAGGGAGGGGAAGGAAAGTTGCGATCCAGACTGGACTCTTGCTTCAGCCTCGGGCAGGGTCACTACCCGTGGAGCACGAGACCATGGTGATGCAGGGCAGGGAACTGGGAGCGGCCGAGCTGACGCAGATCCGCTCACTCATCGCAACCCGGCCGGATTGGAGTCGCTACCGGTTGTCGCGGGAGTTGTGCCTCCTTTGGAACTGGCGGACCGCCACCGGCCAGATGAAGGACATGGCGGCGCGTACGCTGCTCTTGAAACTGGAGGAGCGGGGCCTGGTGCAACTGCCCCCACGTCGATGGGCCTCGCCCAATCGGATGCGGCGCAAGCGGCTAGTGCCCTCGGCTCACGCCCGGGAACCGGTGGTCGGCGCGCTCGCCGAGTTGCAGCCGCTGGAAGTGGTGGAACTGAGTCGGGCCCCCGCCGAACTGGCGCTCTTCGAGACCTTGCTCCACACGCATCACTACCTGAGTTACACCAGTCCGGTGGGGATGAACCTGAAGTATCTGGTGCGCGATCGCCATGGACGACCGGTGGCCTGCTCCCTGTTCGGGTCCGCAGCGTGGCGCTGTGCCGCCCGGGACGGGTTCATCGGCTGGTCGGAGGCGACGCGCGCGCGCCACTTGCAGCGGATC
This DNA window, taken from Verrucomicrobiia bacterium, encodes the following:
- a CDS encoding molybdopterin-dependent oxidoreductase; its protein translation is MQLERREFLRASALAAAAAAISERVGGAAQAAEAAVGTGRDGIRWDKAPCRFCGTGCHVRVGVKDGRVAAIQGEPLADVNKGLLCVKGYHVGLAMYGKDRLTTPLLRRNGRLEPIGWDEAIDVVARRILEAPDRFAIYGSGQWTIPEGYAANKLMKAGLSSNQIEPNARLCMASAVTGYLSVYGVDEPAGCYDDLDRCDVLILWGNNMSEMHPVLFSRVIDRRTRGEKVKVIDLATRRTRSTEFADEYLEFRPQTDLAIANGIAHLLLKDGTFDREFVERHCAFRQDTEEPSLLGRGMTFDEYRAALEPYTPEEVERISGVPAAKIRMLAELFGRRDLRITSVWCMGFNQHTRGTNINRLCHGIHLLSGHFGRPGDAPTSLTGQPSACGTAREVGTMCHFLPGGRLVANAEHRADAERLWNLPEGRLSGKVGYHTVLMWEKFCTATDRGGDISTLWVQVTNPGHSLPNLHKLFKAKRGLEDKFLIVSDVYPTATTELADLVLPSAMWVEKNGMYGNSERRTQQWFRMVKPPGEARDDCWQTLAVARRLHDLGHPGMKDKDGRYLFQVLDDQGHEVPVWEWERYYDVNVDRALFEEYRVFTRYKHKDLAPYEEYVKARGLRWPVVEQEDGTWRETKFRFSEFDDPYVEKGREVQFYHSVTGDDRALIWYAPYERAAEEPDAEYPFWLCTGRVLEHWHTGSMTRRIPQLHAAMPHAYVEMNAEDAAVREIRNGETVTIQTRRGALALPVWVGGRGHVPRGSLFIPFFDERLLCNDLTLGEPDPISREPDYKKCAAQVVRGSVAEARRAREVTL
- the nrfD gene encoding polysulfide reductase NrfD; the protein is MSDPSLPTLAHTAPEPSPSAGHWRNYSRFLGRVVWEAFDGNWTFYVWMTVLTAIALVGANAWAVQVRDGMILTHMNDHVSWGLYIANFTFLVGLAAGGVMMVIPAYLYHDDEMHHVVIIGELLAIAAIVMCLMFVVADLGRPDRFWHLIPGLGRFNFPMSMLTWDVIVLNGYLLLNLHICGYLLYMRFLGRAPNPKWYVPFVFLSIVWAISIHTVTAFLYCGLGGRPFWNTALLAPRFLASAFVSGPAFIIVAILVLRRVLGGAFGASPIRTLVNIMRITILVNLLMVVSEVFTEFYTGGSHTSSAQYLYFGLHGHNELVPWVWSSILMTVLAALLLLCPKVYDHSAMLIAACALAFAGIWIEKGMGLIIPGFIPSSLHEMVEYRPSLLEWKITAGIWAAGLLIYTIALKVALNVFAGERARSPNPAPAPSPGTPA
- a CDS encoding acetylhydrolase, giving the protein MRPTIPFLFARRVVAVGFVAVGMALAGGSAGAQGTNRFEGDIRAFEARDLREAPPERPVLFVGSSSFRMWRGLETAFPGFPVINRGFGGSQMSDVLHFFDRVVTRYRPALIFVYEGDNDLAAGKTVDAVFEGWRQFVERVEAAMPGTAIRFVAVKPSPSRIRWLEAQRVLNERIREDCAERPHLGYVDVFTPMLDDEGRPRGELFLDDDLHVNDAGYALWASLIGPELEAWAEGRDGEGE
- a CDS encoding glycine cleavage system protein R, with amino-acid sequence MRVALVLTIIGRDRPGLVESLASMVTRHDGNWLESRMNRLGGEFAGLLRCDLPPDREDAFRQALAQLDALTAVVRRDQPAPAPTAPLATLDLVGHDRPGIVRQLAAILAAQGVNVEELATECVSAPMSGEPLFKARARLALPPGLNLASLRTDLERVAADLLVEIAISPVTPPA
- a CDS encoding 4Fe-4S dicluster domain-containing protein, with amino-acid sequence MSPTETSTNSQGWTRRDVLKGVGVTLGVAAFAKAVAPLTEWARDIPVEDFLQKHYKELSAVDLHVILRRLENETRDQYGAEVTIADPKPLPGVKFGYALNLSICNGCRKCAEACHLENNHDRPSQQSYIRVFEMQKGSLDMEKGTVHYDHTVPQPDKFYMPVQCQQCEHPPCVDVCPVEATWKEPDGIVVVDYNWCIGCRYCQAACPYHARRFNWTKPQIPAGEINPNQAYLANRIRPQGTMEKCHFCLHRTRVGRLPACLEACPTGARVFGNLLDPDSEIRQVLAHKRVFILKEELGLKPQFFYFFDV